A window of the Henckelia pumila isolate YLH828 chromosome 3, ASM3356847v2, whole genome shotgun sequence genome harbors these coding sequences:
- the LOC140886499 gene encoding probable pectate lyase 12, translating into MEVLMTSSRCIVFVFLLGAFSCQVSALLNLTLPGQHPDPESVAQDVHRRVNASMSRRQMLSYTTGDQSSTCFTGNPMDDCWRCDPNWQLNRQRLADCGIGFGQYALGGKGGRYYVVTDSSDDDAVNPKPGTLRYAVIQTEPLWIVFPTNMLIRLSQELIFNSYKTLDGRGANVHITGGGCLTLQYINNVIIHNIHIHHCYQSGETNVRSSPTHYGWRTLSDGDGISIFGSRDIWIDHCSLSNCKDGLIDAVMGSTAITISNNIFSHHNEVMLLGHSDSYLPDSGMQVTIAFNHFGKKLIQRMPRCRRGYIHVVNNDFTRWEMYAIGGSASPTINSQGNRYIASFDDNAKEVTKRLDTSDGEWRNWNWRSEGDIMVNGAFFVASGQDVGVKYEKAYSVEPKSAADIDLLTLNAGVLRSRGNKLSKWTGDGSGADSSDGFDDYDDYSESQKPCTNNSVLTTFLTILMIFLFLQLPFYNASP; encoded by the exons ATGGAAGTGCTGATGACCAGTAGCCGCTGCATTGTCTTTGTATTTCTTTTGGGTGCATTTTCTTGCCAGGTTTCAGCATTGCTCAATCTCACTCTCCCTGGCCAGCACCCGGACCCTGAATCCGTGGCTCAAGATGTTCACAG AAGAGTTAATGCATCTATGTCAAGAAGACAAATGCTATCCTACACCACCGGTGACCAGTCATCCACTTGCTTCACAGGCAATCCCATGGATGACTGCTGGCGTTGCGACCCCAACTGGCAACTCAATCGCCAAAGGCTCGCGGATTGCGGCATTGGGTTCGGACAGTACGCCCTCGGTGGCAAAGGTGGGCGTTACTACGTGGTGACAGATTCATCCGACGATGATGCGGTGAACCCGAAACCGGGAACCCTTCGCTATGCGGTCATTCAAACCGAACCACTGTGGATTGTCTTCCCCACCAATATGCTCATTCGTCTCTCCCAAGAGCTGATTTTTAACTCCTACAAGACTCTGGACGGCCGGGGAGCGAACGTGCATATAACCGGGGGCGGGTGCTTAACTTTGCAATACATAAACAATGTCATCATTCATAACATACACATACACCATTGCTACCAATCGGGGGAGACGAATGTTAGGTCGAGCCCGACGCACTACGGGTGGCGTACGCTTTCGGATGGTGATGGCATCTCCATATTTGGATCGAGGGACATCTGGATCGATCATTGCTCGTTGTCGAATTGTAAAGACGGGTTGATCGATGCCGTAATGGGATCCACTGCTATCACCATATCTAACAACATTTTTTCTCACCATAACGAGGTGATGCTATTAGGCCATAGCGACAGTTATTTGCCGGATTCCGGGATGCAAGTGACTATAGCTTTTAACCATTTCGGTAAAAAACTGATTCAGAGGATGCCGAGGTGTAGGAGGGGATACATACATGTAGTAAACAATGACTTCACTAGGTGGGAAATGTATGCCATTGGAGGGAGTGCGAGTCCTACTATCAATAGCCAAGGAAACCGCTACATCGCCTCTTTCGATGACAATGCAAAGGAG GTTACAAAAAGGTTGGATACTTCGGATGGAGAATGGAGGAACTGGAATTGGAGGAGTGAAGGAGACATAATGGTGAATGGAGCGTTTTTTGTGGCATCAGGACAAGATGTTGGGGTGAAATACGAGAAGGCTTATAGTGTGGAGCCAAAATCAGCTGCTGATATTGACTTGCTCACGCTCAACGCGGGTGTCCTTCGGAGCAG GGGTAACAAGCTATCTAAGTGGACAGGAGATGGTTCTGGAGCTGATTCGTCCGACGGGTTTGATGACTATGACGACTACTCGGAGAGCCAAAAGCCTTGCACTAATAACTCTGTCCTGACCACTTTTCTAACGATCTTGATGATCTTTTTATTTCTACAACTGCCCTTCTATAATGCAAGCCCATGA